The genomic DNA TTCAGATGCTCATACCCGTCCATGACATCCTTCCACCAGTCTTCAGGACCTGTATGCACCAATTCCTCCGGCGGAACACCATGTCCCTTATAGTGAGGCGCATGAGACGTATAGCCCTTCTTCTCGAGGAATCGTCCGAGCATACGCACATCCGATGAGTTACCAGTGAATCCGTGCAACAGAAGGACAGCACGTTTCCCCGCTTCAAATGTAAATGGTTTCGGCAAATTGGTTTTCATGGTTTGATAGCTCCTTTTCGATCTCTTTGATGTCTAGTGGCTTGATGTAGCCGTTCAGATTCTTCTCACTTCTATTTTTAGCAAATATCGGTGGGACAATCCACCATTTCGCATTGTTGTGGCGGTTTTGATGGCGGAGGGTTGTTCATAGTGTGAGGCCGGGTCATCCTGATCGGTGGCTCTACGCAGGTAGAGGCTATTTGCTACTTTAATCGAGTATTTGCGAATTTTTTGGAATCATAGCGATTCATAATGGTTTACCATGCATTTACCATCGCCATTCCCCTCTACTTTCCCCTTATGACATAATTCGACTTTTTTCGCACTTGATTTATGACCCATTTCTCTATCCCGAGACTCGACGATTCTGATCAAGGCGAATTTATTTGCGATAATCAAAAAAATACTTGCGGAATTTTCGACTTAATTTGCGAAAAAAAGCATTCTATTTGCGAACCGACATGGTACCCTCGTTCCAATTTGCACATCATCCCCGGAACCAGCGTTCATTCGGAGTTATTTGCAAATGCGTCCAAATACGGATGAATCACCCTAACCATCACCTGACGACCACTTACATCGCAAACCCACAAACGAGATTTGCACATCATCCCTTGAACCAGCGTTCACTCGCAGTAATTTGCGAAAACCACCCCATACGGATGAACCACCCCATACGGATGAACCACCCTAACCATCACCTGAACACCACTTACATCGCAAACCCACAAACGAGATTTGCACACCATCTCCGGAACCAGCATTCACGCACAGTTATTTGCGAAACCACCCCATAAGGATGAATCGCTCCGCCCAGCACAAAACGGACAAGTACAACCCCGATAAAACAAAAAACCTGACCCACAAACGAGATCAGGTTTTTTAACGTTCATTTAGATACGGACGATGGCAACCGTAAGAATGAAGAATAGTACGGCCAATACGATTGTGATACGGTGCAAAATCAAGTCGAGTCCGCGCGCTTTCTGTTTACCGAATAGCTGTTCCGCACCACCTGAGATGGCCCCTGAAAGTCCAGCACTCTTACCTGATTGAAGCAATACCATGACGATCATGGCGATCGATACGATGATAAGTAACGTGACTAAAATAGTATGCATGAGTCCCACCTCCTGATCCGAACATAACATTGTCTTCATTTTACCATACGGGGGCTGGGGCAACAAGAACATAATGAATATTCGCTTAGATGACGTCCATTAAAAAATCCCCGTCCGAGGACGGGGATTTCGGCAAACCGGCTATTAGCGGTTAACGTTGTAGAATGTTTTTGCTCCAAGGTATTGAGCAGTGTGAGCCAATTGATCTTCGATGCGAAGAAGTTGGTTGTATTTCGCCACACGGTCAGTACGTGAAGGAGCACCAGTTTTGATTTGACCAGCGTTAGTAGCAACCGCGATGTCAGCGATTGTGCTGTCTTCTGTTTCACCAGAACGGTGAGAGATAACAGCTGTGTAACCAGCGCGTTTAGCCATTTCGATAGCATCGAATGTTTCAGTAAGTGTACCGATTTGGTTCACTTTGATAAGGATTGAGTTAGAGATTCCTTGCTCGATCCCTTGAGAAAGTTTTGTTGTGTTTGTTACGAATAGGTCATCCCCAACGAGTTGGACTTTGTTACCGATGCGCTCAGTAAGAAGTTTGTGTCCTTCCCAGTCGTTTTCGTCAAGACCATCTTCGATTGAGATGATTGGGTATTTGTTAACCATTTCTTCGTACCAGTCAACCATTTCTTCAGAAGTACGTACAACGCCTTCTCCAGAAAGATGATATTTACCGTCTTCTTTGTTGTAGATCTCAGAAGAAGCTACGTCCATTGCAAGAAGTACTTCTTCGCCTGGTTTGTAACCGGCTTTTTCGATTGCTTCGATGATTGTAGAAAGAGCTTCTTCGTTGGATTTAAGGTTAGGAGCGAATCCGCCTTCGTCACCAACAGCGGTGTTGTAACCTTTGTCTTTAAGAACTGATTTCAGGCTGTGGAAGATCTCCGCACCCATTCGAAGAGCTTCTTTGAATGTAGGAGCTCCTACAGGCATAACCATGAATTCCTGGATGTCTACGTTGTTGTCAGCGTGCTCTCCACCATTGACGATGTTCATCATTGGTACTGGAAGTTGCTTCGCGTTGAATCCACCAAGGTATTGGTACAATTCTACTCCGAAGAAGTCAGCAGCTGCGCGTGCAACGGCCATAGATACACCAAGGATTGCGTTGGCGCCTAGTTTACCTTTGTTTTCAGTTCCATCAAGAGCGATCATTGCTTGGTCGATGGCAACTTGTTCTGTTACATCGTAACCGATGATTTCTTCAGCGATTTCGTTGTTCACGTTATCGACTGCTTTTTCTACACCTTTACCTAGGTAGCGGCCTTTGTCGCCGTCACGAAGTTCAACTGCTTCGTATTCACCAGTTGAAGCACCAGATGGAACAAGTGCGCGTCCGAAAGCTCCGGATTGAGTGTAAACTTCTACTTCGATTGTCGGGTTACCACGGGAGTCAAGGACTTCGCGTGCGTATACATCAGTAATGATTGGCATGAAAAAACTCTCCTTTTTATAGGTGATTTTAGTTTAAAAGCTCTTACCGTCCGGGTACCCCTGCAGGTCGGCACGCCGGCAGGTTTACTTCTTAATGAGGGATTTACCCGTCATTTCTTCCGGTTGATCGACGTTCAAGAGGTCAAGCATCGTTGGGGCAAGATCACCAAGGATCCCTCCGTCACGAAGTTCAAGGCCTTCTTTTGTCACGATGACCGGTACCGGGTTGGTCGTGTGGGCAGTCATTGGGTCGCCGTCTTCTGTGATTACTTCATCTGCATTCCCATGGTCCGCAGTGATGATGGCCGTGCCACCTTTTTCAGTGATCAAGTCGATGATTTTGCCAAGACATTCGTCCACGGTTTCGATCGCTTTGATCGTTGGTTCAAGCATTCCGGAGTGACCAACCATATCAGGGTTGGCGAAGTTCAGGATGATGGCATCCTGGCGATCTTCACGGATCTCTTCAAGAAGGGCGTCCGTCACTTCGTATGCGCTCATTTCAGGTTTCAAGTCGTATGTTGCCACTTTAGGTGAGTCGATGAGGATGCGCTTTTCCCCTTCGAATTCCGCTTCACGGCCGCCGCTCATGAAGAATGTCACGTGCGGGTATTTTTCCGTTTCAGCGATACGGAGCTGTTTCAAGCCGTTTTGGGCAAGAACTTCCCCTAGTGTATTATCAAGGTTCGTCGGTTTGAATGCCACATATCCGTCAACCGTTTCACTGAACTTCGTCAGGCAGACAAAGTGCAGGTTCTTAGGGAACTTGTCCCCGCGGTCGAATGAACGGAAGTCCTGATTGGCAAACGTATTCGAGATCTGGATAGCACGGTCGGGACGGAAGTTGTAGAAGATCACAGAATCGTCATCCTGGATCGTTGCAACCGGCTCGCCGCTTTCCTTTGTGATCACGGATGGGATGACGAATTCGTCATAGATTCCATTTTCGTATGAATCGTTCACCAATTCGATTGGATCCGTGTACGTAGGGCCTTCGCCGTATACCATGGCACGATAGGATTTCT from Rossellomorea marisflavi includes the following:
- the secG gene encoding preprotein translocase subunit SecG, translating into MHTILVTLLIIVSIAMIVMVLLQSGKSAGLSGAISGGAEQLFGKQKARGLDLILHRITIVLAVLFFILTVAIVRI
- the gpmI gene encoding 2,3-bisphosphoglycerate-independent phosphoglycerate mutase, yielding MSKSPVALIILDGFAFRDVKEGNAVAQANKPNFDRLWNQYPHNQLTASGEAVGLPDGQMGNSEVGHLNIGAGRIVYQSLTRVNLAIREGEFEKNETFKDAIEHAKKHDKKLHIFGLLSDGGVHSHIEHMYALLRLAAKEGMEEVYVHAFLDGRDVGPKTAKKYIEDAQAKMKEIGIGQFATISGRYYSMDRDKRWERVEKSYRAMVYGEGPTYTDPIELVNDSYENGIYDEFVIPSVITKESGEPVATIQDDDSVIFYNFRPDRAIQISNTFANQDFRSFDRGDKFPKNLHFVCLTKFSETVDGYVAFKPTNLDNTLGEVLAQNGLKQLRIAETEKYPHVTFFMSGGREAEFEGEKRILIDSPKVATYDLKPEMSAYEVTDALLEEIREDRQDAIILNFANPDMVGHSGMLEPTIKAIETVDECLGKIIDLITEKGGTAIITADHGNADEVITEDGDPMTAHTTNPVPVIVTKEGLELRDGGILGDLAPTMLDLLNVDQPEEMTGKSLIKK
- the eno gene encoding phosphopyruvate hydratase, which gives rise to MPIITDVYAREVLDSRGNPTIEVEVYTQSGAFGRALVPSGASTGEYEAVELRDGDKGRYLGKGVEKAVDNVNNEIAEEIIGYDVTEQVAIDQAMIALDGTENKGKLGANAILGVSMAVARAAADFFGVELYQYLGGFNAKQLPVPMMNIVNGGEHADNNVDIQEFMVMPVGAPTFKEALRMGAEIFHSLKSVLKDKGYNTAVGDEGGFAPNLKSNEEALSTIIEAIEKAGYKPGEEVLLAMDVASSEIYNKEDGKYHLSGEGVVRTSEEMVDWYEEMVNKYPIISIEDGLDENDWEGHKLLTERIGNKVQLVGDDLFVTNTTKLSQGIEQGISNSILIKVNQIGTLTETFDAIEMAKRAGYTAVISHRSGETEDSTIADIAVATNAGQIKTGAPSRTDRVAKYNQLLRIEDQLAHTAQYLGAKTFYNVNR